GTAGCGATCGACCCAGAAGTCCCGATCGCCGCTGCCTGGCGCGATGTGCTTGGAATCGGACTTCAGCCAGCCTCCGCCCGGCACGTCTCGCGGCGTGACGGCGAGAAGAGCGCAGTCGCGTTCGAGAGCGCCTTCGTGGTCGGCGCGTAGCGCTTCGCGGACGCGACGCCACCGACGACCGCGCTTTCGTCTTCGAGCTCCGCTGGGGCGCCGAAGTGCACCGAGCCATCTGCCAGCGGCGTCACCTTCCTAGGGAGTCGGTCGGAGCCTACCTCCTCCGAGAAGAGGACGCTTCGGGCGCCGTTGTTCGGAGCGAACCGGACGAACGAATGAACCACGACGGCGCCTCTCACCGTGGGTCGCCGACCTTGCTCGTAGGCGTAGAGTGCGTCGTCCCCACCGATGGCGATATCGACAAGCCTACCCCCGGCGAGCTGCCACCAACGGGTCGTGCCGTCGGCGGCGATCGCGGTCAAGAAAGACTCCTGCGTCGCATAGGTCGTCCCGCAGCGTCGACCACGAGCTGGTCGACCGGGAGCTGTTTCAGCAACTCGACCTTCCACGCGATCTTCGGCGAAGTCGGACCGGTCGCGGTGGAACGCCCCTGCCGATCTCGGCATCCGCCCGCCATGGGCCAGGGGTGCTTGACGCAAGGGTCGGTGGCGTTGCTGCTCGGCGGTACCGGGGGCACCGGCGGCGGCGACGAAGCGGCGGCGAGTGAAATCTCGAACGAGGTGGGGGCCGACTGCTTCTCGCGGAAGGCGATCGTGTGCGAGCCCGTCTTGGTGAGCGTGAAGGAGATGCGCGCGTCTTTCGTTGTGCCGTCGGCGTCGTCGTTGGACGCGAGCGTCTTCTTGAAGTCCGGCCCGATGAGCCACGCTCGGGCGTCCTTGGAAGAACGCACCCAGATCGTGACGGCGTCGCCGACGTTGCCATTGAAGCGAACTGTTCGATAACGTCGTGTCGGGGTCGAGGTGATCGTCGTCGTGTTGCCGTATGCCAGCGATGTGACGACGTCGGAAAAGGCGAGGTCCATCAGTTTCGATTCGGCCGTGTCGCTTTCGTCGGCGTGCTCGCCCGAGCCGCATGCGTTGAGCGACAATCCAAAGGCGGCGACCACAAGCAGAAACGCGCGCGACATGAGCTCTCCTCTGCTGCTCGGAGAAAGCCGCTCAGACGCGCGGCGGGCTCGAGCAGGGCTGCGATTGGACGGCACCATGACCCGCCCAATTCGATCAGCCAGAGGAGTTAACAGCGAGCGCGGTCTTATTCGTCTTCGACGAAGGCCCGCAGCCGCTCGAGGGTCGCGTCCCAGTGTTCGGAGATGCGAGCGAGGTAGCCGCGCGCCTCGGCGAGCCTTCGCGGCTCGACCTCGAAGACGTTCTCGCGGCCCTCGCGTCGACCTCGAAGCAGGCCCGCCGCGGAGAGCACGCGCAGGTGTTTCGTCATGGCCTGACGCGTGAGGTGCGAGCCCTCCGTCAGCTTGGCGATCGAAAGCGGGCCCTCTTCCGTCAGGCGAGCCACGACGCGGAGGCGCGTCTCGTCGCCGAGCGCTGCGAAGACCGGTACAACCGCGCCTGGCGGTGCCCGCTGCGCGCTTGATGCGCGGCTGTTGTGGCGAACACTAGACGCCATGCGCGAGATACTTCTCGATGAGCTTCGACTGGTGAGCCCAGCCGCCGTCGTTGGCGTGGAAGGCCGCGGCGCGACGCGCCAGCGGAACGCCGTGGAAGCCCGTCTCGGTGATCGTGAGCCGCGTACCTCCCCTTCCGGCGGAGCTCGAACGTCACGAGCGTCGTGGGCTCGCTTGAGTAGTCGACGGCCGCGTCGATGGCGAAGGGGTGCCATCGAAACGAGAAGAGCCGCTCTGGCTCGATGCGGTCGACGGTGATGTCGAAGGGCTTTCCCGCATGCGGCTCCTGGAGCTTCGCGACCTCGGCGTCGACGGTCGTCGGGACGATGCGTCCGCGCATCGGCGCTCCCGCCACGAAGGGGCCATCAAAGACCACGCCGAACCAGGCGCCGAAGGCGCTCGCGTCGCTGACGGCGCGCCAAACGCGCGACGGCGGCGCGCGAAGGAAGATGCTCTTCTCGATGCGATCGGGGACGTCGTCCATGGGCAACCTCTTGGTTGCGTATGGAGGAGCGCCGACGGGGTGGAAGCGCAACCAAAGGGTTGCGTAAATGTCATCCACCGTTGCGGTCGAAGAGGCGAGAGCCCCAGTCGCGGCAGCGCGTTTCCGACTGCAACCGCGTCGCAGGCGAGCCGTAGCGCGGAGCCGATAGTGCGTGAGCCGGCGTCAAAGTGCGAGGTTTCTACTACCTAGGTAGTAGACGGGCATGTGCGCCTCATGGTCGCCCCCGAGCTCGCACGCTTCGCGGAACATCCTGGCTTTCGCACACCAGATCTTCATACGAGCCTCGTACGAGTGACCCGACCGTGGCTCTTGTGTGCCCTAACGTGCGCCGCTTGCGCTGATCGCGGATCGGTCGACGGTGGCGCTGATCCCAGTGCTACGGTCGACGCGGCCGCCGATGCAGGCCGCGATCGCGATCCCGGTCGCGACGCGCAGAGTGCGGACGGAACAAGGCCGGCCAGTCCCGACGTCGATGCTGCCGCTCGTGGGGCAACGCCCTGTGAGCCGGGCGCCGAGCGAGTTTGCTACGAAGGTCCGGCAGGAACCTCCTCCTGGGGTCGCTGCCGCTCCGGGACGCAGCGGTGCGACGCGGCTGGCACTGGATTTGGTGAATGCTCGGGTCAAGTGCTTCCGGTGTTGGAGCGATGCGACACGGTCGACGACGACGACTGCAATGGACTTGTCAACGAGGCGTCGGCGGGGTGTCGTTGTGCACCGGGCGTGGAGGCGCAATGTTACCCCGGCCCGGCCGGCACCGTCGACCTCGGTCCCTGCCGGGCAGGCGTGATGACGTGTTTGCCCGACGGTTCCGGCTTTGGTGAGTGTCGAGGGGCCGTCGTCCCGCAGCCGGATGAGTGCGATAGCGATCTCGACCTCGACTGCGATGGGCGCGTTCACGACGCGGAGGATGGCTGCTGCACGCCAGGCCAGGCGTTCCCTTGCAAGGCCGGACCGCCAGGCCTCAGCTACTACCAAAGCGCGTGCAGCTTGGGGTGGGAGATCTGCTTGTCCGATGCGAAGACGCGCTCGTCGTGTGAGGGGTACCACGGGCCAGAGGTGGAAGACTGTGGCGATCTCATCGACAACGATTGCGACGGCGACGTCGATGAGGAGGGGCCCTCCTGCGTCTGTACGCCTCGGAGCATCGCAGCTTGCTATAGCGGGCCGCCCGGAACTGAAGGGGTAGGGGCCTGCGCGGCGGGGACCGCAACCTGTCAGCCCGACGGGATGTCGATGTTATGCGAGCACGACGTGCGCCCGGCCGACCTCGAGAACTGCGCGACGCGCGAGGACGAGGACTGTGACGGCGCGTCCGCTGCGACGTGTTTTGCGCCAGGGTCCACGTTCATTCGCTCGGGCACCGGGCAGCCAGATGTCGTCTTTCATCCCGACGGTGCGACCAGCCTTTTCGCATCCTCGTCGGACACCCGAAGGACTCTCCTTGGACTTCCGGGCCCGGCCGTGGAGCAGGTACTCGTGGAGCAGGCGGGCTACGCTTGGACGCTGGTCCCGCGCGGGACACAAGCACGCGACGGAACGCTCGTCCTGCATCGGTGCGACTACGATGTGATCGTTGCTGGCACCGCAATAAACTGCTGGAGCAACCCTGGCTATCTGGCGATCCGCTATGACACGAACGGGCAACCCCTGTGGATCAGAAAGGTCACCGGGGCCGAGGTGTCCTTCGAGGATGCCGTTGCCCTGCCGGGTGGCGACATTCTGATCGCGGCCCTGTACTGGTCGACAACTGCGTTCGTGGATGTGGTTCTTCCAAAGCCGGCGGCGAGCTCTGCGGTCGGCATCATGCGCGTCAACGCCGGTACTGGACTGGTGACCCAGGTCCTGGCCCGCGACGCCCTTTCACCTGTGGGCGACCTCTCCGTCGATGCATCGTCCACCGGAACACTGGGGGCTGCGTGGACCGTCTATACCGATGCGACGCAGGCCGAGCGCCAATTGCATGTCATCACGTTCGACGGACAGGGGACCATCGCGGAGCGTGACCTCGCCGGCGGTTCGCATGGCGCGACCATACGCTTCGGTCCTGGACCTGATCTCTGGCTTCAGGCAGCGCTGGTCGCCAATGCCTTCGATGGCGTTGGTGTCGGGGGGGACGCCGTCCTCGCCCCGCTACTCGTCGTTGCTCGAGCGACGCTGGGTGCGCCCCCTCCTTCAGCGAGGCGCCCTCGCGGTCCTCGGCGATGGGCGCGCAGCGTTGCTCTCTCAATTCGTTAGCTACGGCCACTGGCCAAAGGGCCGTGCGGCGGACGCCGCCACGCTCGCCGTGTTCACTCCGGAAGGGGAACCCTTCGCCGCGCTTCCGGTTCGCGGGGTTCTCCATTCGAATCCGGTGCCGCGTCTCGTCGTGTCGCCGCTGGGGCGACTCTTGCTCATCGCGTCCAGTTACGCGGCCCTCACCATTGGGGACGACGCTCTGCCCGGGGCCAGTCGATTGGCTCCACGTTATGCACGAGAGGATCCCGTGAAACAGGTTGTTTCGCGTGTCGCAGCAGCCATCACCATCGTTGGATGCACGGTGGCCTCGGCACCGGAGCAAGCGAGCTCCGCTGATGCGGCGGTGCACGAGCCCGGAGGCGAGGCCGCGCCCAGCCGATGCGTAGCGGGTACCGAACGCGATTGCTTTCCTGGCCCACAAGACCTGGTGGGCGTTGGAGCGTGTCGTTCCGGCCGCGCCCGTTGCAACGACGCCGGCACCGCGTATGGCGAATGCGTCGGCGCCGTGCCGCCGCGTCCAGAAGACTGCAGCACCGCGGCAGACGACGACTGCGACGGTCTTGCCAACGAGAGCGACGAGTGTCGCTGCCAATTCGGTGAGATCCGGCCGTGCTACAGCGGGCCGCTTTCGACGCGTGGCGTAGGTGACTGCCACGACGGGACACAACGCTGCAGTTCAGAAGGAGAGTGGGAAGAATCCTGTCTTGGGGATCGCGGGCCTTCCATTGAGCGAGTCGCGGCCGGCGAGTTGCGCGACGAAGACTGCGACGGTTTGGTGAACGAGGAGAACGCGGTCTGCTATGCGTGGCAAACGATCGACTGCGACGGTCCGCAGGTCCCATGGGTAGGGATCTGTCGGCCCGGCCTGCGCCGGTGCCTGCCCGACGGGAGCGGCTACGGAGCCTGCGAGGGGACGTTGTTCCCCGCGCCCGCTGAGATATGCGGCAACGGAGCGGACGACGACTGTGATGGCGTTCCCGACGGACTCGATGGCTGCCCGTGTCCCGATGGCCCTGTAGCTGCGTGCTACACCGGCCCCGCAGCCACTCGCGGCCTAGGGCTGTGCCACGACGGAGTGAAATACTGCGACGCCTGGGGGCCGAACTACAGCGACGGATGCGATGGACAGCAACTTCCTCTCATCGAGAACTGTGCTTCGCCTGAGGACGAAGACTGTGACGGAGCGCCCGCGCTGGCATGTTCGGCGGTGGCGCGCGAAGTGAAACTCGCCACCTACGAACAATCGTTCCGCGCCGCCCTCTTTCCGTCTGGGGCGATAGCTACCAGCGGGGCCGACGCAACCGGTGCTGGTGCGGTCCGTATCTTCGACGCACTTGGCACCTTCGTTTGGGTAAAGAACTTCCCGCGAAGCATGGGCTTCCCGCACGTTGCCGTCGCTGCCGACAGCTCGTTTGCTGTCGTCACGCGCGAGATTGGTGGCGGTAGCGACGCGCTCACCGTTCATACCTTCGACCCGTCCCGCTCGCTGCGGCGCGTCACGGCGATCACGGCTGAGAGCGAGCTCGTCGAGGTGCACCTCTTCGTCGACGGAACGGTCGGACTCGCCGGGACATCAATTTCGATGCCGCGGTCGGCGGACCGCGGGGCGATCGGGTCCCATTTGTTGCCCGCCTAGCGCCCGACGGCTCCGTTTCGTACTGGCAGCGCTTCGAGTCGGCCTATCCGGGCACCTACAACTGGGGCGCAGGAGCCACTTGGGATAGCGCCGGTACCGCATACGCCGTGTTTCACGCGATGGGGATCGTGACCTCGCAGGGGGCGACGCCGGTCGGGGTTCACCTGGTGAGGGTTGGCCTTACGGGCACACTCGACTGGGTTCGCGTATTTCAGACGGCCGCTGTTGATGTGTCTCCACTTCACCAGGTTCGCGCCGTCCCGGGGCATGTCTGGGTTGCTGGACCCTACGTCGGCGGCTTCGCAGGTCACGGCGTGTCCCTTCCGGCGCAGACCCGTGCGACGTTTCTGTTGCAGCTCGACGACGCAGGGGCCGTCCTCGAAGCGCGGACGCTCTTTTCGTTTTGGTTCGGCGGACTCCACGTCGGTGCCGGGCGCGTCAACATCATTGGGGTCGGCTCGGGGACGTCGTTGGCCATCAGTGGCTGTATGGCCCGGCTCTGGTACGGTTCAGTGCCTCTGGAGGTGTGGCCTATGCCTCTCGTCTCCTCCCCGGCGTTAGTGCCACCGCGTTTCCCGGCGCTGCCTTGGCGCTTGAGGGGGATCCATTGGCCCGTGCCGCGGTGTTCGCTTCGAACACGCTCACGGTGTTCGACCCGTGATGCGCCTCAGCACGCTTGCCGCCCTCATGCTCCTCGTGGCCTGCGACGAGCACTTGTCGGCGACGGCGAAGGCCGGTTCTGAACCTCAAGCTCAACGCGTGCCCTGTGGCTCCAATGCGACGCTGGTCGTGGCATTGCGAGAGCGCTCAACCAGTGGCCGCTTCCGGGTTAGGAGCATTAACCCGAGTAGCGTGTTTGCCGTCGAAGGTCCGAACGAGGGTACGACGGAGCCGGGGGCCGCGGCCCAGATCGTCATTCGAGCGAAGCCGTCTTCGCTCTACCTGCCTGGCCGCCCAGTCTTCGGAGTTTTGGATATCGAGGTCGACGGAGTCGAGGAGCGCTACGAAGTCTCGTTCGTCCCACGTGGCGTGTACCTCACCGCCTCCGACGACGTTGTTGACTACGGGATCGCCGAGCTTGGCGCACTTCGTCAACGCAACCTAGTTCTCACGAACTACGGCGACGAGGACGCCCGCGTGTCCTTTCACGGAGGCGGCGCACCGTTTCGATTTGCTCGCGACTTGGTGGTGCCGGGAGGTGAGAGCAGAACCGTTGCAATGGCCTTCGAACCGCGGTCCGCGGCCGCGTTCGAGCAACGTGTGCAGCTGACCGCGGAGGGGCCTGTGTGTGCCCTGCAAGAGGAGCTGACCCTTCGTGGCGCGGCCTTTGGCAAGGGAATTGGCATTGATCAAAGCGTCGTCGAATTCGCAGAGACAGATTGCCACGAGTCTGCTGGCCGGCGGATCGTGTCGGTGACGTCTTTGCTGGAGCGGCCCATCGCCTGGTCCGCACGCCTTGGACGAGGCGTGTCGTCGCCGTTCCGAATTACGCCGCCCGCGGCGGGTGTGGCGCATCCAGAACAGGCCGGGCGGATCGAGCTCGAAGCACTTCCGCCGGGGGACACTAACGACCCGACTGACGAGCTGATCATCGACACCGCCGATGGCGAACGACGCGTCAGGCTTGTGCAACGCGTTCGCGCCCCGCTCCTTTCGATCGTCAATGCCGGACTCGATTTTTCCGCGAACTCGTCTCGTCGGCGCTCCTCCATCCAAAGTGGTGACCGTGGAGAATCGTGGAACGGTTGCCGCGATGGTCGACTTCATTCCGGGCGACCTCCACGCCGAGAAGGTGACCGTGCCGCCTCAGGGCAAAGCCGACTTGGCTGTCTCCTTCACCCCGACCGACGTTGGGCCCCGTGACGTCACCGTACAGTTGCGGTCGGTGCCGCCGGGCTGTGGCCCCGTAGCGGCGCTCAGGGTTCGCGGCCAAGGGTTTGCGCGCGCGACCGGGATGAGCGCCTCGCGGAGTGG
Above is a window of Myxococcales bacterium DNA encoding:
- a CDS encoding helix-turn-helix transcriptional regulator, with amino-acid sequence MASSVRHNSRASSAQRAPPGAVVPVFAALGDETRLRVVARLTEEGPLSIAKLTEGSHLTRQAMTKHLRVLSAAGLLRGRREGRENVFEVEPRRLAEARGYLARISEHWDATLERLRAFVEDE